aaaaggttgtaatgagacttgtcgatatgagttgattgagttaattggaggatagaattgacgagtggacaaggtcctaaatgagacttgccattatgactcaaattgagttaagaatgaggatagagtttatgagtgggaaatgttccacatgagactagccgtgagggcttgtttgagatgattggagggagtcttatgagcatagagtcatgggaggagtatcgagcaccgaagcgggcaagagtatagtccatactcgaaccccagaaactacgccgccaacgtaggtagagATGGAattgttaaagtcggatgcttcccatgggatcgaaccgttagagttggatatttcccattttactgtcctgaaatgataggaattgactaatcgatggtatccatgattagggaggcgttcatgccttggcaaggtatggatggacgtggcaacaacgtctgattgttgtactatcaccagctcataggtgatggttgtcggttaagagaaactcccatttaggccttgatagtgctccgagtcaattgagttaagtggcttatgagttagtcctgtctaaactattcttgttggacttaggacatttgagtgagttgttatgtatatatatatatatatatatatatatatatgagttaatatcctgagttgatattgatgctttcttgatgttgtttcctccggccattttacatactcgtacattccatgtactgactccatttggcctgcatcatttcatgatgcagagacaggtaccagaggtcatcaaccggcgctccgttgaagatccacatacactctcagctagctggtgagtcctcctagtttccggaggatgttgagccttcatgtacagttttgttgacatttcctttactttgattgttggtagccatgaacttgtcattgacacctcttagactgtgatagaggcttcatagactggagtgtggggaggtcgaacaATTATTTTatggagtcttattttattgccttgttgggttgtaaatgtttggccttcggccctatatatatgaatagtatttctttaattgagttatcCGCTAAGAAaatgtgattgattgaatgtgtgactggatcaggtggttcgcttggaggtcagaaatggccttcgagtgccggccacgcctagggtaccctcccggggtatGACAATCTATTATTAATCTTATATGATTTTGTATTCGACATATGCACTTTATATCAAAACTGGCCGATGAGGAAATTACTATCGATTTTCAAGGCCTCCCATTTTTATAAGACagattttattttagttattattgttattattattattattattattattattattgttattattatttatacctTAATAATACTTCTACTGATTGTCTTTATAGGTACCCAACCTAGAGTTTCTTTCCGAGGAAGCTATTCGAATTTAATGAAGTTCGAATATTATTtctaatttattattgtgtatattattgatgtTAGGCAAAACTTAAGCCGTAAATACTTacataaagaaatttaattgatttaactatttaatcagttaattcatatttttagataatattaaataatcttttttcttaaaaatatttttcataatttatcctctcattgatattgtaagttaaaaatgttatttgagaatactttttttcttctataaaagaaatatttttcttttcacacactacaaaagagtttttttttatatggtaAAAGAGTTCCCCTTTTTTTCATACTAataaaggaatttttttttaatattgcaCAAAAAACaactttttatttatatacatttatatcatctttttcatattttcatacaCATAGTTGACGATAATATACATTACTTACTTGATACATACTCTTTTAtgcatatatttttatacaattttagtacatatttctttatatatatgtgtgttatacttgcaaataataattttatccccTCCCTTTTTGTTAAATTAAGTCTAGCCGGGTACCACATTTCGTGGACTTCGAAGGATGgctaacaccttccctttgaaataaagtaaacccttacctagaatctaaactgATTTTTTCGTAGATAAAAACGTGAATCATACATGTCATACATCAGATAggtttccttattttccttaattaattaggtggcgactctatacaataattaatctttTTAGAGTCTATAAGTTGTGCTTTATCTAATTTAAgtaaaaatagggcataacaaCACTTAGTTGTTCACCTTTCATAGTGTGTCatcgtgtttaggtcttgggctggTGCCATCAGGTACGTTCTTGCTTGTTTCCTATTTTCACTCTCTTTCTTATATCTAATGTTTCTTATTGCAGGTTTCCGTATTATTATTGATAGtcacttgtgatatatacttcttgcttacatgttctttatactttctttatctttggagcttagTCGGCCGATGCCTACTAAGTGCCACTTAGTCGTACTCATACTACGCTTCTGCACCCTGCAGATACGGGTTTTCACTATTGATTTAGATATCGTGCGGAGtagctcttggattttggagacttgggtgagctcttggcatttGGGGTTGCCTATCTCCCTCTATTTTGGCCTAGATAAGTCTTAACTTGGTAATCGGAAACAGtctgtactactattattattattgtatatgtataaaccttgtactttcTTATTTGGTCTTGTGGCTCGAttactgattttttttttttatgggaacagaccctacacgaggctcccacctctcgtgcacagtcaggggttaagcaacacccccaagccttaacataaataatcaaaataaaatacaaggagggggacataaaccttacctccgatcctatggtggttcataagtcggctaacctattaaggtcggctaactcatccccgatacaaagaaagagagactaactataactagaaagcagtaaacctgtgagaggactcctcccgatacaattcaactatgaaagcataaatgagggagactctccccttccatgagaaaaaggaaagtaacctacactagtcctattccaactatgctacataccagacatagctacattgaagaagaacaagtatacgaaacttctatctcgcatgggatgggaaattcttttcatctttgctctttttagtcttgtcgtaccaagtaaatccaggtgaagtgtgcctttgtatcagtatcatgattaccagctaaggaggctgaaaggagaggcagtatatggagctatagtagccaacagccttggagttgttgtggagaaaagtgtagctgcattcgaacacctgcatgggggtccaaatgtatggttgctgcagacctgcacctacaagtagccaaggCAACAAACAAACATGGTGTACATGGGAGTGTGTTGCttttggcatctgttgttgctgatgctgttgaacttcatctttcaagtctgcactttcagcttcagctctgtggattagttgttgtttggtgtgtggttgagcagttgtttggtgttttgttcccacagtatgtatatgaagttgatggagatataacatgttacagctactcatgatattgttgttggttcttggatgttgtctatgaggttgttggagttccatctgagttccactgttgcctgtatctccaacaacctgcacaaacaaacaagcaaacaaacaagcaaacacacaattccaagagCAGTACCAACAGTTCTGAATGTGGTGCCATTCCTCTGTTGCAGCTGGCTTCCTcaaattctgtatttgcaatattgagagactcccatatgttgtttgatgttgttggttgttgcagtgtgtcagttcagcagcttccatgtgtaggagttctttagtatacctgcacaagcaactaaaaggaaaagaatgggtctcaaagagaattttggagcctgtgagcattttccatgtcgctcgactaacgtctccacttatccgtttgagctgaaactttctgaagtttgcatatatatcctttcctttagccatgcaaagtttgaaggcttgtttcccaagttggagcttccatttagcaaaattattcctttttaagcttaagacagctgattgtttcaagctcgctcgcctaacatctccaattatccgtttgggttgaaatttcttgggccttgtcaaaataatatatgctgcaatcctgcaaagttttggggcctttggacaggtccacaagtgactcctcaccctgcacctactgccctgctgaagcttagaggttgcagggtgtttggaagttgtacttgtgctcttctctatgtatttgttgttgaagaatgctgatatatcactccagacacctgcaataatacatcaagcaaacccaaacaaaacataatatacacagactagcaatactGATTGATAtcaggtcttgggggttatcttgttgtattgttatcattctccttttcttattattaatattattattattattcatttttttcttttgcttgtGATGGTCTGTTGCCTATGGTTCCGGactgtggggttaggcttacctattggtgggttgatagtaggtgccattatgacttgagaaattgggtcttGACAATTGATTTTGGAGGAggcatattttttgaattataattataattattattataattataattattattattattataattataattattattattattataattataattattattattattattattattattattattattataattataattattattattattattattattattattattattattattattattattattattattattataattattattattattattgttattattattattattattattattattattattattattattattgttattattattattgttattgttattattattgttattattattgttattattgttattattattgttattattattgttattattattgttattattattgttgttattattgttattattattattgttattattattattattattattattattattattattattattattattataattattattattataattattataattattgttattattattattgttattattattgttattataattgttattattattgttattattattattgttattattattgttattattattattattattattattattattattattgttattattattgttattgttattattattattattattattattattgttattattattgttattattattattattgttattcttattattgttattgttattgttattattattgttattattattattgttattattattattattattattattattgttattattattgttattattattgttattattattgttattattattattattattattattgttattattattattattattattattattattattgttattattattgttattgttattattattgttattattattattattgttattattattgttattattattattattgttattcttattattgttattgttattgttattattattgttattattattattgttattattattattattattattattgttattattattgttattattattgttattattattattattattattgttattattattattattattattattgttattattattgttattattattgttattattattattattattattattattattattattattattgttattattattattattattgttattattattattattattattgttattattattgttattattattgttattattattgttattcttattattgttattgttattcttgttattgttattcttgttattcttattgttattgttattattattgttattgttattattgttattgttattattgttattgttattattgttattattattattattattattattattattattattattattattattgttattcttattattgttattgttattgttattattattgttattattattattgttattattattattattattgttattattattgttgttattattattgttattattgttgttattattattgttattattattgttattattattattattattgttattattattattgttattattattgttattattattgttattattattattattattattattattgttattattgttattattattgttattattattgttattattattgttattattattgttattattgttattattattattgttattattgttattattattgttattattattgttattattattgttattattgttatttttattattattattattgttattattattgttattattattgttgttattattgttattattattattgttattattgttattattattattattattattattattattattattattattattattattattattattattattattattattattattattattattattattattattattataattattataattattattattattattattattataattattataattattattattattattataattattataattattattattattattattattattgttattattattgttattattattattattattgttattattattattgttattgttattcttgttattgttattcttattcttattattattattattattattattattattattgttattattgttattattattgttattattattgttattattattgttattcttattattgttattattattgttattattattattgttattattgttattattattgttattattattgttattattattataattattattataattattattattattattattattattattattattattattattattattattattattattattattattattattattgttattattattattgttattattattattattattgttattattattgttattattattattattattgttattattattcttgttattgttattcttgttattgttattcttattattattattattattattgttattcttattattgttattattattattattgttattcttattattgttattattattattattattattattgttattattattgttattattattgttattattattgttattattattattattattattattattattattattattattgttattattattgttattattattgttattgttattattattattattattattattgttattattattgttattattattattattattgttattattattattattattattgttattattattgttattattattgttattattattgttattcttattattgttattgttattcttgttattgttattcttgttattgttattattgttattgttattcttgttattcttattgttattgttattattattgttattgttattattgttattgttattattgttattgttattattgttattgttattattgttattgttattattgttattattattattgttattattattattgttattattattattattattattattattattattattattattattattattattatgttggTGGTGAATGGCAAAGATAAATTAGAAACTAGTATATATGTGTAACATTTTGAACTTGAGGGTAAATGTGTTTATAGACATTCATGGCCCAATCACTGGGTATTGATTACGCCTAATCATTGGACcatgattatgattattatttagTGGGATAATGAATATGGATTGAAACATTAGAAATAGGTTTGTTCACCAATTTTTTTCTTAGTGCGCCACTGGTTTTCTAATCAGTTAATTTCAgctttaa
This DNA window, taken from Solanum dulcamara chromosome 3, daSolDulc1.2, whole genome shotgun sequence, encodes the following:
- the LOC129883488 gene encoding uncharacterized protein LOC129883488, with the translated sequence NNNNNNNNNNNNNNNNNNNNNNNNNNNNNNNNNNNNNNNNNNNNNNNNNNNNNNNNNNNNNNNNNNNNNNNNNNNNNNNNNNNNNKNNNNNNNNNNNNNNNNNNNNNNNNNNNNNNNNNNNNNNNNNNNNNNNNNNNNNNNNNNNNNNNNNNNNNNNNNNNNNNNNNNNNNNKNNNNNNNNNNNNNNNNNNNNNNNNNNNNNNNNNNNNNNNNNNNNNNNNNNNNNNNYNNNNNNNNNNNNNYNNYNNNNYNNNNNNNNNNNNNNNNNNNNNNNNNNNNNNNNNNNNNNNNNNNNNNNNNNNNNNNLQRFLGSLNYISPFVKNLATDTAILYDRLKNDPKAWNDLHTTVVKNIKLKVKELPCLTLANPNWIKIVETDASDTEYGGILTQYSSIDKKDFIIQFYSGKWNNSQKNYATVAKEILAIVKCILKFQTDLYNQKFVIKTDCQAAKFMFNKDCKHNVSKQMFARMHPNWSGSSNRGRARGNQNRFQSLVQILSPNKLIGAVSTLGTSSSTAGNASIRPSYEDYQNYLNFINAGNAGTTRVTMLPFNPPLLRMSLKKIPLPRLLAKLIK